The genomic window ATTGGACCCGCGCGCGGCACTTGGTTCTCTGCTCGCGCACGGGCTCCTGTTCGGCGCGGTCGCCGCCGCGGCCACGCTGGGGGGCGTGGCCGCACCGCCATCGGAACGCGTGATCGAGTTGATCGAGATCGCGATTGCCGCGCCGAACGAAGCGCCCCTTGCGGCCCCCATCGAAGCGCCGGTCGTGACGCAAGCGGCGGCGCCCGAGCCCATCGTCGAGCCGGTTGCCGTCGAGCCACCGCCGCCCGTGCTTGAGCCGATCCTCGAGCAAGTCGCGGAACTGCCCGAACCGCCGCCGCCAATTGCCAAGCCGGTTCCGAAGCCGCGACCCAAGCCAGTGGCGCGCAAACCGGTCGAGGCGCCACCCGCACCGGCGCAAGTGCCCGAGCCCGTTCACGCCGCTGCGCCGACGCCCGCACCCGCGCCCATCGTCGCGGCACCCCTTCCAAGCGCCGCCCCGGAATCCGTGCCGCAAACAGCCGCCGCGGCGGCACCGGCGGCGAACGAAATCATGGTCACGACCGACGCGCGGTTCCGCGCGCGGCCGGCCGCCCCGGAATATCCGCCGCGCGCGCGCCAAATGGGCGTCGAAGGCACCACGGTGCTGCGCGCGCTCGTCGGCGAAACCGGCGACACGCTCGAACTCGTCGTCTGGCAAGGCTCCGGGATGCGCCTGCTCGACGAAGCCGCCTTGGCCGCCGCGCGCCAATGGCGGTTCGAACCGGCTCGGCGCGGCGACCGGCTGCTCACCGCCTGGGTCGAAGTGCCGGTGCGTTTCATTTTGCGTTGACGAAGGGAGTCATCATGTCCGTCCAACCGATCCAAACCGATCTCGCCGCGCGCCGCGCCGCTTTGCTCGCCGCCGAACCCAAGCTGCGCGCCTACGATGTGGCGCAGAAGCTGGGCGTGGGCGAAGCAGCACTGCTACCGATCGACAACTCCGCCGTCGTCACGCGCCTCAAACCCGAATTCACCGCGATGTTGGCGCGTTTCAAGGACCTCGGCCGTGTGATGGCGCTGACGCGCAACGAATCCGTCGTGCACGAACGCAAGGGCGTGTACGAGAATTTCTCGGCCGATGGTGGCCATGTCGGTCTCGTGCTCGGGCCCGATATCGATCTGCGCCTGTTCCTCGGCCAGTGGAAATTCGGCTACGCAGTGGCGCCGAAGGATGCGCAGCGCCACCCCAGCCTGCAATTCTTCGACGCTTCCGGCGACGCCGTGCACAAGGTGCATGCGCTGGCGGAGACCGACATGGCAGCGTGGAACCGCTTGGTCGCGGATTTCACGGCGCCTGCCGAAGTCGAAGCGCCGATCTTCGCCGCGCGCGCCGCGAAGAAGGCGGAAAAGCCCGATGCCGAGATCGACGCCAAGGCGCTGCGCGACGGCTGGAAATCGCTGAAGGATACGCACGACTTCTTCGGTTTGGTGCGCAAAGTTGGCGCCTCGCGCCTGCAAGCGATGCGCTTGGCGGGCACGGAATTGGCGCAGCCTTTGGCGCCGTCCGATCTGCGCGCGACGCTGGAGCGTGCTTCGGCGAGCAACACGCCGATCATGGTGTTCGTCGGCAATCCCGGCTGCATCCAGATTCATACCGGGCCCGTCTCCAAGATCGTGCCGATGGGTACGTGGATCAACGTGATGGACCCCGCATTCAATCTGCATCTGCGCGAGGACCGCATCGGCTCGGTCTGGCTAGTGCGCAAGCCGACGAGCGACGGCGTCGTCACCTCGGTCGAAGTGTTCGACAAGCAGGGCGAGAACATCGCCATGTTGTTCGGCGCGCGCAAACCCGGCAAACCCGAACTGCCCGAATGGCGCGAACTCGCCGAATCGCTGGTCGGCCGCGCGGCCGCCTGACGCGATGCGCAACCTTCTCCTTGCGGCGGCGCTGACTGTTGCCGGCGCCGTTCCGGCTTTCGCCGAGCCGCCCCAGCGCATCGTCGTCGCGGGTAACGGGCTGACGGAGATCGTCTACGCACTGGGCGCGGGCGATCGCGTCGCCGCGGTCGATACGACCAGCCTATACCCGAAGCGCGCGCAGGAATTGCCGAAGGTCGGTTATCTGCGCGCGTTGGCGGCGGAAGGCATTCTTTCGCTCAAGCCGGATTTGCTGCTCGTGACGGACGATGCGGGCCCGCCGGCGGTGTTGGCGCAGATGGCGAGGGCGGGATTGCGCGTGGTGAAGGCGCGCGAAGGACATTCGGCCGAGATTTTGGCCGAACGCGTTCGAATGGTCGGTTCGATCCTCGAACGCGGCGATGCGGCGGACGAATTGGAACGGGGCCTCGCGGCGGATTTCGCGACGCTCGCCCAATCGCTCGCCGCGTCGCCGACGCGTCCGCGAATCGTGTTCGTGCTGTCGGCGGGCGGCGGGGCGCCTCTCGCGGCGGGCGCGGAAACCTCGGCCGAAGCGATCTTCAAACTCGCGGGGGCGGTCAACGCGATCGATGGCTACAAGGGCTATAAGCCGCTTTCGGCCGAAGCGTTGGCGGGCTCGGGCGCCACGGTGATCGTCACCGTCACGCATTCGTTGCAAGCCTTGGGCGGCGAAGCGGCGATGCGCGGTCTTCCGCAATTCGCCGGTGCCAAGAGTATGCGCGTCGTCGCGTTCGATGGCGATTATTTGCTCGGCTTCGGCCCGCGCACGGCGCATGCGGCGCGCGACTTGGCGGCCGCGCTGCGCCCGAACGAAACGATCGCCAAGCTGCCCGAACGGCCCTGGGTTGCCGCACCATGACGATGCGCCCGGTCGTCGTCGCGGGGGCGTGGTTGTTGGCGGCGTGTCTGGCCGCCTTGTCGCTGGGGCCGTCGCGCATTCCGCCCACCGACGTGGCGGTGGCGTTGCTGCATGGCGCCGGATTGGATTTCAGCGTCGACGAGCGCACGCTCGCCATCGTCGCCTCTCTTCGTTTGCCGCGCATGCTGATGGCGGCGCTGGTCGGCGGCATGTTGGCGTTGGCGGGAGCGACGTTGCAGGGTCTGTTCCGCAATCCGCTCGCCGATCCGGGCGTGCTCGGCATCACCGGTGGCGCCACGCTCGGCGCCGTTACGGCGATCTTCTTTGGGGCGAGCGCCATGGGCGGGGCCGTTTTGCCGCTGGCGGGATTCGCCGGCGCGCTTGCGGCCGCGATCGCGGTCGATCGATTGGCGCGCGTCGACGGACGCATTCCGGTCGCGTCGCTGCTGCTGTCGGGCATCGCGCTCGAAGCCCTGTCGCGTGCGCTGACCGGCGTGTTGATCTACGCCTCCGACGATCGGCAGTTGCGCGACATCACCTTGTGGCTGCTGGGCAGTTACGCCGGCGCCTCGTGGGATCGCTTGATGCTGATCGCACCCTTCGCGCTTCTGGCGGCCGGCACATTGCCGTTTTTCGCGCGCGGCCTCGACGCGCTGATGCTGGGCGAGCGCGAAGCGGGGCATCTCGGCATTCCGGTCGAAACGTTGAAGCGCTTGGCCGTCGGCGTCGCGGCGTTGGGCGTGGGCGCCGTGGTATCGGTCGCGGGACCGGTTGGTTTCGTCGGCTTGGTCGTGCCGCATCTCGTGCGATTGACGCACGGGCCCGGCCATCGCCGCTTGATCCCGCTCGCGGCGGCTTATGGCGCGGCGTTGTCGGTCGCGGCGGATACGCTCGCGCGCATCCTCGTCGCGCCGGCCGAGCTACCGGTCGGTCTCGTCACCGCGGCGATCGGCGCGCCCTTCTTCGCCTTCCTGATCCGGCGCGAGAAGCGCCGCTTGGCCGCATGATCCGCGCGACCGGCATCGTCGTGCGCCGCGCCGGGCGCAACCTTGTGGACGGCGTTTCGCTGTCGCTGGGCGAGGGCGAGTTCCTCGGCCTGCTCGGGCCCAACGGGGCGGGAAAATCGACATTGCTGCGCGTATTGGCGGGCGAGTTTCCGCCCGAAAGCGGCGGCGTCGAGATCGACGGCGCCGATCTCAAATCCTGGCCGCGTGCGGATCTCGCGCGCCGCCGCGCCGTGCTACCCCAGCATGCGGCCGTGGCGTTCGATATCGACGCGCGCGCGATCGTCGAACTCGGCCGCCTGCCACATGAAGGGCGCACGACCAAAGCGGCGGATACGCAAGCCGTGAACGACGCGCTCGATGCGTGCGACGCCGTGCCCCTCGCATCGCGCGGCTATGCGGCGCTGTCGGGCGGCGAGCAGCAGCGCATCCAACTGGCGCGCGCCTTGGCGCAGATCGGCGGCACGCCGAAGCCGTTGCTGCTGCTGGACGAGCCGACCTCGAGCCTCGATCTTTCGCATCAGCATGCGGTCTTGAACCTCGCCAAGCGCGTCGCCGCGCAAGGCGGCGCGGTGCTGGCCGTGCTGCACGATTTGTTTTCGGCGTCGCTGCATTGCCGGCGCGTCGCGGTTCTCGAACGCGGTCGGCTGGTCGCGCGGGGAACGCCCGAAGAAGCGCTCACGCCCGATCTTGTGCGGCGCGTATTCGGCGTCGACTCGCGTTGGATCGATCTACCCGGCGGGCAGCGGGCGCTGGCGACCTACCCGATCGCGGCCTAGACGAAGCTTTCGCCGTGGGCGAGGGGCTTGAGCCCCAAATGCGCCGCGATGCTTTG from Alphaproteobacteria bacterium includes these protein-coding regions:
- a CDS encoding TonB family protein; amino-acid sequence: MTATSRSGLDPRAALGSLLAHGLLFGAVAAAATLGGVAAPPSERVIELIEIAIAAPNEAPLAAPIEAPVVTQAAAPEPIVEPVAVEPPPPVLEPILEQVAELPEPPPPIAKPVPKPRPKPVARKPVEAPPAPAQVPEPVHAAAPTPAPAPIVAAPLPSAAPESVPQTAAAAAPAANEIMVTTDARFRARPAAPEYPPRARQMGVEGTTVLRALVGETGDTLELVVWQGSGMRLLDEAALAAARQWRFEPARRGDRLLTAWVEVPVRFILR
- a CDS encoding hemin-degrading factor codes for the protein MSVQPIQTDLAARRAALLAAEPKLRAYDVAQKLGVGEAALLPIDNSAVVTRLKPEFTAMLARFKDLGRVMALTRNESVVHERKGVYENFSADGGHVGLVLGPDIDLRLFLGQWKFGYAVAPKDAQRHPSLQFFDASGDAVHKVHALAETDMAAWNRLVADFTAPAEVEAPIFAARAAKKAEKPDAEIDAKALRDGWKSLKDTHDFFGLVRKVGASRLQAMRLAGTELAQPLAPSDLRATLERASASNTPIMVFVGNPGCIQIHTGPVSKIVPMGTWINVMDPAFNLHLREDRIGSVWLVRKPTSDGVVTSVEVFDKQGENIAMLFGARKPGKPELPEWRELAESLVGRAAA
- a CDS encoding ABC transporter substrate-binding protein gives rise to the protein MRNLLLAAALTVAGAVPAFAEPPQRIVVAGNGLTEIVYALGAGDRVAAVDTTSLYPKRAQELPKVGYLRALAAEGILSLKPDLLLVTDDAGPPAVLAQMARAGLRVVKAREGHSAEILAERVRMVGSILERGDAADELERGLAADFATLAQSLAASPTRPRIVFVLSAGGGAPLAAGAETSAEAIFKLAGAVNAIDGYKGYKPLSAEALAGSGATVIVTVTHSLQALGGEAAMRGLPQFAGAKSMRVVAFDGDYLLGFGPRTAHAARDLAAALRPNETIAKLPERPWVAAP
- a CDS encoding iron ABC transporter permease translates to MTMRPVVVAGAWLLAACLAALSLGPSRIPPTDVAVALLHGAGLDFSVDERTLAIVASLRLPRMLMAALVGGMLALAGATLQGLFRNPLADPGVLGITGGATLGAVTAIFFGASAMGGAVLPLAGFAGALAAAIAVDRLARVDGRIPVASLLLSGIALEALSRALTGVLIYASDDRQLRDITLWLLGSYAGASWDRLMLIAPFALLAAGTLPFFARGLDALMLGEREAGHLGIPVETLKRLAVGVAALGVGAVVSVAGPVGFVGLVVPHLVRLTHGPGHRRLIPLAAAYGAALSVAADTLARILVAPAELPVGLVTAAIGAPFFAFLIRREKRRLAA
- a CDS encoding heme ABC transporter ATP-binding protein, with translation MIRATGIVVRRAGRNLVDGVSLSLGEGEFLGLLGPNGAGKSTLLRVLAGEFPPESGGVEIDGADLKSWPRADLARRRAVLPQHAAVAFDIDARAIVELGRLPHEGRTTKAADTQAVNDALDACDAVPLASRGYAALSGGEQQRIQLARALAQIGGTPKPLLLLDEPTSSLDLSHQHAVLNLAKRVAAQGGAVLAVLHDLFSASLHCRRVAVLERGRLVARGTPEEALTPDLVRRVFGVDSRWIDLPGGQRALATYPIAA